gtaaatatttgtatgaacataacaagattcaacaactaagacataaactgaacaagttccacagacatgtgagtaacagaaattgaataatgtgtatTTGGGTGTGCAAGACTTGACgtcagcataccaccctgcatcccactgctggtttgcTTCTGAAGCTACACAGGGTTGGTCTTGGTCGGTCCCTAGATGGGAgatcagatgctgctggaagtggtgttggagggccagtaggaggcactctttcctctggtctaaaaaaatatcccaataccccagggcagtgattgccCTGTGTCGCGTGCTGTCTTTCGGCTGGGACGttaaaacgggtgtcctgactctctggggTCACaaaattactattattattttttattactatgttatttatttttttaaattgtgagtgtagtgttagatggtagggtaatagtttatttatttatgttttcaagcaaagtataagggTTGTACTCTGGTCTAGTAGGTGGCGTAAATgaaacatttattggatgccaaccgccaaCCAACCTCATCGAGGAAGAAGTTAAACCTCATCGAGGAAGAAGTTAAACCTCATCGAGGAAGAAAAATAAGTTGACGTCTGATTTATACTTCTGTGTTCTAAGTGAAAGTAAGCAACATCGAGGCCACGACACCGAACTTACTGTAAGTTATAtgaatttaaatgtttttaaattatCTGGACAGAAATACGTGTGTGAGGAAGATTACAaatagctaggtagctaactggGATCGAAAGTCATACCATGACTCTTGACAGCACGCAAACACTGTCTCTGTTGTGTGCTGTCTGTGGTCAGTTAGCTAGCGATCTATTTCGTTGCATAATTCATGTTTTTATAGACACCAAAACACAGTGAAATCAGTTTCTAATTTATTTGCCAATAGATTGCCTAATATTCTGTGAGCTCCTGTAATGGTAACAGGCCCCCTAAATATAACCCATTGGTTTCATTTTGACATAAAGGGTTGAGATCGAAgctcagtgaagggaaatcaaaGCTGTGTAAAGGAAATAACAGTAACCATGGCTCCAACATTGGTAAGTAAAGTCCAGTTCTTTTGTtgtcctctgtctctatgtagtcttACCTGTTTGTTTAGAACAAATTCCCATTTTGTTTGTACAATGCATGAGTCATTGTCATGAGAATTTTCAATCACAATGACAATAACTCATAATCAATAAGCTTTGACCAATCCCAGAGGTTTGTAAGACCttgggtttaataataattaggcaaagactagtacagtttattcacgagaacgttctaaagtcaagaatacaaacCCAGTCTttatgacacagacacacaaacaagttCAAATCTTAAGCTACGCCTTGCTCAGACAGTCAGTGTTTTTCCATGACACAGATACATTGTTTCTTTAATCTGCAACATGTTTCATAATCTTCTGCAAACCTAACAGTTTCTCCCCTCCACGGGtggggacagaatgtcctgtaagaaCACAGTAGTACAACTTGTCTGTCGATAGCTCCTCTTATCATTTGTTTCACACTTGCACCCTGCTTACATACTAAAAAGGAACAAAaggtccttgttctaattctgactaaaactacacacaccatcagATTATAGATGAGTGATTCTTAtaaatttcatacaattatatggtttcagggtggaatatttgAATCATTACCTTTAAGCATATAATTCCCTTATCAGTCATGACTGAATAACTTTTTATAGTTTTGTTTCCTGATCAGAGCACTTTCCCTTTAAGAACTGCATACTTGTCACTTCAACAAGATGGTGTCTAGCAACACCCTTGTATGTATAACCATGGCAATACACACATTGCTAAGTCATACttaattgttttatatatattttttgacagtATGATAAGAAGCCGGAGCCAGGGGATCTGATAGAGATATTCAGAGGGAACTACCAGCACTGGGCTTTGTACGTTGGTGACGGCTTTGTTGTTCACCTGGCCCCACCCTGTGAGTAATACTCTTGATATAGTGTACTCAACaattgatatactgtagatatagagtaCATTCAACTCAACTTTGACACTGATGATGTCTTGTCTGTGCACCCCCTCCCTTGgacctttccctctccctcacccatgTCTCTTTGCTCCCCAGCCGAGGGACCTGGGGCCAGGGCCAACAGCATGATGTCTGTGCTCAGTGACAAGGCTAAGGTGAAGAAGGAAGAGATCTGGGACGTGGTGGGGCATGATCAGTGGTGCGTAAACAACCAGCTGGATGAGAAGTACCAGGTCAGTAGCAGTAAGTACAgtaaggctgtgtcccaaatggcaccccatgggcctctggtcaaacgtaatgaactatgtagagaataaggtgccatgtgggacacagCCTGTgtgatcctgtgtggctcagttgatagagcatggtgcttgcaatgccaggatagtgttTTCCATTCCTACTGGGGCCACCCTtataaaaatgtatgcatgcaagTTCGCTTAGGATAAAAGGGTCTGCAAAACGGCTTAAGTTGTTTTGCTAAATGGCATGTAATTATATTATCATTATAGGTCAGACCCATACATGAGATACTGAGGGAAGCCCAGGCCTATGTGGACCAGGAGATGCCCTACTGTGTCTTCAGGGGGAACTGTGAGCACTTTGTCACAGATCTGAGATATGGGAAGGCTGAGTCTCGACAGGTAGGTACAGTGGACTGGTGCTCAACTAGTTGCACTGTGCTCAGCGTAGTATTTTTGTGAGTCGTAATAACATTCTCAACTTGGTCAAGACATACGTGAGTGTAGAGTAACTGGTGTACTTGTTGTTATACATTCAAAGCATCTATGCTGTGATACTGTTTCTGAatcagtcagtcattcattcattcaaattAATGTTAGTCTTTTTCTGCCCAGGTTCGTCAGGCTGTGGAAACTGTGGGAATGGCTGCAATGGTGGGCTTCGGAGTCCTTGCTGTTGCAGGTATCGCAGCGGCCATCTTTGGAGGTGGAAGCAAGAAGAAGAATGAAGAAAAATAAGTGACCTACTGTATAATAGCTTCCTGAGCAGCCAGTCACCAATAAGCctaatagattatttttttaactaCAGTACTGCCATCGTCACTTGTATAATTCTGGGGCTTTCAGAAGGAAGGGTTGAGTATTTccataatatttttattttttacagttaaACAGACATGAATTGAAAGCACAAAAGGAGGTAAAGTGGCTGGTTATAATTCCAAGGTATACAGCCTTAGAGGGGCCATAACCTTGCAGGCTGCTAGACTAAGCtagctgtttttttattttattttgtcagttataagcagtggtggaaaaagtacccagttgtcatacttgagtaaaagttaagataacttaatagaaaatgactcaagtgaaagtcacccggtaaaatactactttagtaaaTGTTTTAAAGTATTTGGCTTTAAATATACTGAAGTAAAAGAAAACCGGACTGCATCATTACCCTATGTCGTTTGGTAGGTAAGTCACATTTCTGCAGTGTGACAGCTCATATAAAACATTCATAACCCATTTATATGTCAAATAAACATTCagcatatacacacattatagtTTTTTTAGACAATTTGAATCTGTTTATAATTGTATAATCCTAACAGTAGTAATTATCGTGTTATGGGTCAGTTGGAATGATTGATGTGCATTGTATTTGGGCACAGGTAAAGTACAAAGGCTGAGTGCCAGAATGATTCCATGAGGGTTGAATAGGAGCCATGTGTCTGGGGTTAAGGCTGATGGATCCTAATATCTGTTCTAGAGCACTGTCTAATATCGTTACAGTTTTATATCATTATATACTCTTAATATGAATATCTAGATCTTTTATATTCTTAGAGAATGAAGGTAGTGTTAAGTTTCAGCTCTTTGTGTATGAGAAGTGTAATTATCTAGTGGACTGCAGTCGACTGTAGGAATGTGTACTCCCAATAACTAAGGCACGGAGGAGCAGGAAGGTTCCGGACTCAGGCTGGGACACGAGAACACCAAGAGGAGGAACAGACTCAGTTCCTGTCCGGAAACAGACTGATTATTTATCTTAGAAATACAAGAGGTGACGCCACCTAGTCGGAaggtatacatatacagtatgtccTTGTGTGACCTCTAGGTGTGCTGTGCAGCTGCAACACCCACTGTGGTGAATAAATCTAGCTTGAGTTTTTCTCACTGAGTATGTCTGGATTATTGTACACAGAAAATACAACCTAACAACATTGATATCATttatttataaaaacatgttcagattttttttgtcagTCCTTTTCAGACAAATACACAAATTAAATATGTGATGTTTAAACCCCAGAATAGTCTGGATGAGTCCTGTCTCTTATCCCTTTCTCAAACAATAAGCAGCTTGCACCGTCGTCCAGTTCACAGTTTCTCTTGTTATTTTGATTATGGAATGTTGATCCTTCCATACAGTCCACCCTCTCTGTGGGAGTCAGGGAAAAGTTATCACAGCACACGGTCTGCTTTGCTTCCCGTCTTCCGCCAGCCCTCCTTTTCTTTCCAGTCAGTCCAGTTTCCGAGCGCCCAGTTTGAGAGGACCCTTAGCTGCCTTGCGTTCTGCCCGTTTGGCCTCCagttctttcctcctctcctcacgcTTCTTCTTGGCCAGCTCTGTCTTGCTTAGGCCTGCttaggaaatagagagagacatcTGTTATCATCTGTCTTGAGGCTTATAGCATCTTGTTAAATGACTCCCTGGTTTCAGATCATTGAGATAAATAATGGAGTAGAGATGTTAGAGCAGgttgagactcacctggacttccGCCCACAGACTCCCAGCTCTCCTCGGCTCCCCAGTCTCCAGCAGGCTCTGCACTCCAGCCATCAACCTAGCATGAACCAGAAAACACATGCAAAATGCACATTCATTAAAACACACGTGCCGTCCTTCCATTTCCACATCAAAACCATTCCCCACTTAGCATCAACACCAAACTTTTCAATTTTGACAAACCTGCTTGTCAGTTCTTCAAAACAAAAAG
This genomic stretch from Oncorhynchus tshawytscha isolate Ot180627B linkage group LG21, Otsh_v2.0, whole genome shotgun sequence harbors:
- the rarres3l gene encoding retinoic acid receptor responder 3-like; this encodes MAPTLYDKKPEPGDLIEIFRGNYQHWALYVGDGFVVHLAPPSEGPGARANSMMSVLSDKAKVKKEEIWDVVGHDQWCVNNQLDEKYQVRPIHEILREAQAYVDQEMPYCVFRGNCEHFVTDLRYGKAESRQVRQAVETVGMAAMVGFGVLAVAGIAAAIFGGGSKKKNEEK